The Candidatus Aramenus sp. CH1 DNA segment AATTACGTCATCGCAGTAATCTACCGAGGCCATTACCCTTTCCTCTCCTACCTCCTGTAAGATGTCCTCGTAAAGCTTCCTGTCCTTGAAGACTACCGTAGAGAGCACCAAGTAAGTAACGCCGTAGCTTATCAACTTACGGGCCTTATCCCTGTCCCTTATTCCCCCACCTACTTCAACCTTACTGAACCCCAAGCCGGCAATCTCCTTTATAAGCTCCTCGTTGGAGCCAACCCCTTCCGCCGCGTCTAGGTCGACCACGTGAACATAGTCGTATCCCTCTTCGTATATGGACTTCGCAACTGACACCGGGTCTCCTAGTACTAGCCCAGTCCCCCTCTTGCCCCCTATCCTCTTTACTGCCTTTCCCTCGCTTATGTCTATGCTTGGGACGACTATCATCTGATCACCTTCTCTATGCCAACTACTACTATGTCCCTGGCCCCCGCAGACGCTGCCTTGGCTATGACCTCTGGAAGATACTCCTCCTCGACTACGGTAATGACTTCCCAAGCGTCGCTCCTGCTCAGCTTCGACACGGCTGGAGCCAACATTGCGGGAAGGGCGTTGATCACCCTCTCCAAGTCCTTGTCGCTCACGTTCATGAAGACCATCTTCTTTCCCCTGGCGTTCAGAGCTCCCTTTATCATCGTTAACACCAAGTTTATCCTCTCAGCCTCCTCCCCCTTCATCCAGTACTTGTTACCTATTACAACTGCGTACGTGTCCATGATCTTGTCTATTTCCTTGAGCCCGTGCAACTTCAAGGTCGTCCCAGTGCTTACGACGTCTATTATGGCGTCTGCAGCGCCTAGGGAGGGCATTACCTCTGCCGCTCCACTTATTTTTATTATCTTTGCATTTATCCCCTTCCTCCTGACGTAGTCTTGGGCTATGTTGTAGTACTTGGTAGCTATCCTAATCTCCCGTTTCAGTTGTGATGAGTCGTCTATGCCCCAGCTGGAGGGCACGGCCAAAGAGATCCTGGCCCTGCCGAAGTCGAGCTTAATGAGCTCTTCAACATCAGCCCTCGACTCCACTACGTAGTCTATGCCAGTTATCCCTACCTCAGCGGCTCCGTTTTCCACTAGGCTAGGTATGTCCTCGGTTCTCGTGAGCACTAGCTGTACCCCTTCCCAGCTGGTGGGCAGGATCAAGGCCCTCTCGTCGCTTGAAAGAGGCTTTATCCCCACTGAGGACAAGAGCTGTAATGCTGGCTGTTGGAGCCTTCCCTTATTCGGAACGGCTATCTTCAATTACCTCACCCAACTTCTCCAGGAACAATTTAACTTGGTCCAGGGTACCTACAGTTACCCTGTAGTAACCTTCCATTGGCCTCCTGATGGCTATCCCCCTGTTCATAAGAGAGTGAAGGAGGTTCTTGTGGTACTTGAAAAGGACAAAGTTGGTCAGGGAGTTGTACGCCTTTAGCCCCATCTTCCTCAAGCCTCCCAAGAGGTATTCCCTGTTCTGCTTTATCTCCTCTGCTATCCTTAGGGCATAGGAGGGGTTTTCAAGGGCCGTAATCCCGGCTATCAACGAGGGGAGGGCTATGTCAAAGGGGGTTGTAGACTTCCTTAACGCCTTGACCACCTCTTTATCGG contains these protein-coding regions:
- the hisA gene encoding 1-(5-phosphoribosyl)-5-((5-phosphoribosylamino)methylideneamino)imidazole-4-carboxamide isomerase, coding for MIVVPSIDISEGKAVKRIGGKRGTGLVLGDPVSVAKSIYEEGYDYVHVVDLDAAEGVGSNEELIKEIAGLGFSKVEVGGGIRDRDKARKLISYGVTYLVLSTVVFKDRKLYEDILQEVGEERVMASVDYCDDVIYVKGWNEKAIRVEEGLRQIGEVAGVIFTNICREGKSVGIDEGVGKYLTMVSGLKGYAGGIRDVNDLAKLKGMGFDFTVVGMSFYTGNLRGVKYV
- the hisG gene encoding ATP phosphoribosyltransferase — translated: MKIAVPNKGRLQQPALQLLSSVGIKPLSSDERALILPTSWEGVQLVLTRTEDIPSLVENGAAEVGITGIDYVVESRADVEELIKLDFGRARISLAVPSSWGIDDSSQLKREIRIATKYYNIAQDYVRRKGINAKIIKISGAAEVMPSLGAADAIIDVVSTGTTLKLHGLKEIDKIMDTYAVVIGNKYWMKGEEAERINLVLTMIKGALNARGKKMVFMNVSDKDLERVINALPAMLAPAVSKLSRSDAWEVITVVEEEYLPEVIAKAASAGARDIVVVGIEKVIR